A portion of the Streptomyces sp. NBC_00376 genome contains these proteins:
- a CDS encoding sensor histidine kinase, protein MSPRQRQPSPAVLPADAEPDGPRTRPRTVWQALPSPRYPLSSWPWRSAGYLISGALAGAVVLVVTVTAAVVGGALSVVLIGLPLLALLTLTGIPVAAVERRRLGLMGPAPAPDPHRRPAEPGLRSWAACRFRERATWWELGYAALFALVLWPLDALAVALCTAAPLAMAGTPVLMEVYGDGEELRVVKLWTVTTWPGAFATAALGLVLLLLGGYALGTLAGARAELTRLLLTPGPSERDARVMELTRSRVRLVDAFEAERRRIERDLHDGAQQRIVALTMMLGLARLDAPPGPLADQLTRAHEEAGRALAELRELIHGIHPQVLADYGLRAAVADAAERSVIPVGLNVELPGRLPEAVEAAAYFVVCEALANVARHSGASRAEVSGGHRAGRLFLEIHDDGRGGASTSGGGSGLTGLADRVSVLDGRLALSSPAGGPTRLRVEIPCEWTDHSV, encoded by the coding sequence ATGAGCCCGAGGCAGCGTCAGCCAAGTCCCGCCGTACTCCCGGCGGATGCGGAGCCGGACGGACCCCGGACACGCCCCCGCACCGTCTGGCAGGCCCTGCCGTCCCCCCGCTACCCACTGTCCTCCTGGCCCTGGCGGTCGGCGGGTTACCTGATCAGCGGCGCCCTGGCCGGTGCGGTCGTCCTGGTCGTGACCGTGACCGCCGCGGTCGTGGGCGGCGCGCTCTCCGTCGTACTGATCGGCCTGCCGCTGCTCGCCCTCCTCACCCTGACCGGCATCCCGGTGGCGGCCGTGGAACGGCGCAGGCTCGGCCTGATGGGCCCCGCCCCGGCCCCGGACCCGCACCGCCGCCCGGCCGAACCGGGGCTGCGGAGCTGGGCGGCATGCCGGTTCCGGGAACGGGCGACCTGGTGGGAGCTCGGGTACGCGGCGCTGTTCGCCCTGGTCCTGTGGCCGCTCGACGCCCTCGCGGTGGCCCTCTGTACGGCCGCACCCCTCGCGATGGCGGGCACCCCCGTACTGATGGAGGTCTACGGGGACGGCGAGGAGCTCCGCGTGGTGAAGCTGTGGACGGTCACGACCTGGCCCGGGGCCTTCGCGACGGCGGCGCTCGGGCTCGTACTCCTGCTGCTCGGCGGCTACGCCCTGGGCACCCTGGCCGGGGCCAGGGCGGAGCTGACCCGCCTCCTGCTCACCCCCGGACCCTCGGAGCGGGACGCACGGGTCATGGAACTGACCCGCTCCCGGGTCCGGCTGGTCGACGCCTTCGAGGCCGAACGCCGTCGCATCGAACGCGATCTGCACGACGGCGCCCAGCAGCGCATCGTCGCCCTCACCATGATGCTGGGCCTGGCCCGCCTGGACGCCCCGCCCGGCCCCCTCGCCGACCAGCTCACCCGGGCCCACGAGGAGGCGGGCAGGGCCCTCGCGGAACTGCGCGAACTGATCCACGGAATTCACCCCCAGGTGTTGGCCGACTACGGCCTCCGGGCCGCGGTCGCCGATGCCGCCGAACGCTCCGTGATCCCCGTCGGACTGAACGTCGAACTGCCCGGCCGGCTCCCCGAAGCCGTCGAGGCGGCCGCCTACTTCGTGGTCTGCGAGGCCCTGGCCAACGTCGCCAGACACAGCGGCGCGAGCCGCGCCGAGGTCAGCGGGGGCCACCGTGCGGGCCGCCTCTTCCTGGAGATCCACGACGACGGACGAGGCGGCGCGAGCACGTCCGGGGGCGGCAGCGGACTGACCGGCCTCGCCGACCGGGTCTCCGTGCTCGATGGCAGACTTGCGCTGTCCAGCCCGGCCGGGGGACCGACCCGATTGCGTGTGGAGATTCCTTGCGAGTGGACCGATCACTCCGTGTAG
- the rhaS gene encoding rhamnose ABC transporter substrate-binding protein: protein MMLRSTAGRRAVATAATAVSLALALAACSGTTKDSVGEGSAKSGRTAKADPDAPLKKGLKLAFLPKQINNPYEKIVDDAGIAAAGEFGGTGKEVGPSDAGASSQVSYINTLIQQRQDAILVAANDPNAVCGPLKQAMKKGIKVVAYDSDTAKDCRQLFINQASSEQIGRGLVQHLGEQIGYKGRIAILSATQNATNQNTWIGFMQDELKLPRYKDMKLVKVAYGDDADQKSFQQTQGLMQAYPDLKGIISPTTVGIAAAARYLSDSSYKGKVVLNGLGTPNQMRKYVKDGTVEQFSLWNPEELGYLGSYAAAALASGRITGAQGEKFKAGRLGEYTVGKDGEVILGKPTVFDRGNIDKFDF, encoded by the coding sequence ATGATGCTCCGCAGCACCGCCGGGCGCCGCGCCGTCGCGACCGCCGCCACCGCCGTGTCCCTCGCCCTCGCCCTGGCCGCCTGTTCCGGCACCACGAAGGACAGCGTGGGCGAGGGCTCCGCGAAGTCCGGGCGCACGGCGAAGGCCGATCCGGACGCGCCGCTGAAGAAGGGCCTGAAGCTGGCCTTCCTGCCCAAGCAGATCAACAACCCGTACGAGAAGATCGTGGACGACGCGGGCATCGCGGCGGCCGGGGAGTTCGGCGGCACGGGCAAGGAGGTCGGCCCCTCCGACGCCGGCGCCTCCTCGCAGGTCAGCTACATCAACACACTGATCCAGCAACGCCAGGACGCGATCCTGGTGGCGGCCAACGACCCCAACGCGGTGTGCGGCCCGCTGAAGCAGGCCATGAAGAAGGGCATCAAGGTCGTCGCGTACGACTCCGACACCGCGAAGGACTGCCGCCAGCTCTTCATCAACCAGGCGAGCTCCGAGCAGATCGGCCGCGGCCTGGTCCAGCACCTCGGCGAGCAGATCGGCTACAAGGGAAGGATCGCGATCCTCTCGGCGACCCAGAACGCCACCAACCAGAACACCTGGATCGGCTTCATGCAGGACGAGTTGAAGCTGCCCAGGTACAAGGACATGAAGCTGGTGAAGGTGGCGTACGGGGACGACGCCGACCAGAAGTCGTTCCAGCAGACGCAGGGCCTGATGCAGGCGTACCCCGACCTGAAGGGCATCATCTCGCCCACCACCGTCGGCATCGCCGCCGCCGCCCGCTACCTGAGCGACTCCTCGTACAAGGGCAAGGTCGTGCTGAACGGGCTGGGCACGCCGAACCAGATGCGCAAGTACGTCAAGGACGGCACCGTCGAGCAGTTCTCGCTGTGGAACCCGGAGGAGCTGGGCTACCTCGGTTCGTACGCCGCCGCCGCGCTGGCGTCGGGGCGGATCACCGGCGCGCAGGGGGAGAAGTTCAAGGCGGGCCGGCTCGGCGAGTACACGGTCGGCAAGGACGGCGAGGTCATCCTCGGCAAGCCGACCGTGTTCGATCGCGGCAACATCGACAAGTTCGACTTCTGA
- a CDS encoding dynamin family protein, protein MDVRPQLIDALSALRDRVAAVRLPLPLPGAARARQTRSELLAQLDDYLLPRLRDPEAPLLAVIGGSTGAGKSTLVNSLVGRPVSEAGVLRPTTRTPVLVCHPDDHHWFAGARVLPQLTRVWLPPEESGEPGRCDDLDGLDGCEEENGTSLRVETSPGLPRGLALLDAPDIDSLVVRNRMLAAELICAADVWVMVTTASRYADAVPWHLLRTAKQYDASLVTVLDRVPHQVIAEVSQQYGALLTRAGLGEVPRFTIPELPESAGGGSGLLPTTAVAPLRAWLSHRAQDPAARQQAVGRTAAGVIDSLDVRMPELAGAVAAQYAAAVRLTGVVEDAYRAEGARVRRRLHSGGVLAGDARTRWRGYPQYSTSGELLEALVESLAALLQCAVAAADEQIRTTWQREPAAGEFGFEDVGREAGGWGPAEDIRGRIAMAVRRWWRVLEELAEEEVRSLERNAAPDPETLAALLAAALLGGRRTRGAGEQLAERIGAQTALRLRDKGGALLTECLDRVLDGERDRRLAPLDALDVAPEPQAELIAALSVLQKERWQR, encoded by the coding sequence TTGGACGTACGGCCTCAGCTCATCGACGCACTCTCCGCCCTGCGCGACCGTGTCGCCGCCGTGCGTCTTCCACTCCCCCTGCCGGGTGCCGCGCGCGCCCGGCAGACCCGGAGCGAGCTGCTCGCCCAGCTCGACGACTATCTGCTTCCCCGGCTCAGGGATCCCGAAGCACCGCTGCTCGCGGTCATCGGCGGGTCGACCGGCGCGGGGAAGTCGACGCTGGTCAATTCGCTGGTGGGGCGGCCGGTCAGCGAGGCCGGGGTGCTGCGGCCGACCACCCGGACACCCGTGCTCGTCTGCCATCCGGACGATCACCACTGGTTCGCGGGGGCACGCGTACTGCCGCAGCTGACCCGCGTCTGGCTGCCGCCGGAGGAGTCCGGGGAGCCCGGCCGGTGCGACGACCTCGACGGGCTCGACGGGTGCGAGGAGGAGAACGGGACCTCGTTGCGGGTCGAGACCTCGCCGGGGCTGCCGCGCGGGCTCGCGCTGCTGGACGCGCCCGACATCGACTCGCTCGTGGTGCGGAACCGGATGCTGGCCGCCGAGCTGATCTGCGCCGCGGACGTATGGGTGATGGTGACGACGGCCTCCCGCTACGCGGACGCGGTGCCCTGGCACCTGCTGCGTACCGCCAAGCAGTACGACGCCTCGCTCGTCACCGTCCTCGACCGGGTGCCGCACCAGGTGATCGCCGAGGTGTCGCAGCAGTACGGGGCGCTGCTCACCCGTGCGGGGCTCGGCGAGGTGCCGCGCTTCACCATCCCCGAGCTGCCCGAATCGGCCGGTGGCGGCAGCGGGCTGCTGCCCACGACCGCCGTCGCCCCGCTGCGCGCCTGGCTCAGCCACCGCGCCCAGGACCCGGCGGCCCGCCAGCAGGCGGTCGGGCGTACGGCGGCCGGGGTCATCGACTCGCTGGACGTACGGATGCCCGAGCTGGCCGGGGCCGTCGCGGCGCAGTACGCGGCGGCCGTGCGGCTGACCGGCGTGGTCGAGGACGCGTACCGGGCGGAGGGCGCCCGGGTCCGGCGCAGGCTGCACAGCGGCGGCGTGCTCGCCGGGGACGCCCGGACCAGGTGGCGCGGCTACCCGCAGTACAGCACCTCGGGGGAACTCCTCGAAGCGCTGGTCGAAAGCCTCGCCGCGCTCCTGCAGTGCGCCGTGGCCGCCGCCGACGAGCAGATCCGTACGACCTGGCAGCGCGAACCCGCGGCCGGCGAGTTCGGCTTCGAGGACGTCGGCCGGGAGGCCGGGGGATGGGGGCCCGCCGAGGACATCCGGGGCCGGATCGCCATGGCCGTACGGCGGTGGTGGCGGGTCCTGGAGGAGCTGGCCGAGGAAGAGGTGCGCAGCCTGGAACGCAATGCCGCCCCCGACCCCGAGACCTTGGCCGCGCTGCTGGCCGCCGCGCTGCTCGGCGGCCGCCGCACCCGCGGCGCCGGGGAACAGCTCGCCGAACGGATCGGCGCCCAGACCGCGCTGCGGCTGCGCGACAAGGGCGGGGCGCTGCTCACCGAATGCCTGGACCGGGTGCTGGACGGCGAGCGCGACCGGCGGCTCGCACCGCTCGACGCGCTCGACGTGGCCCCGGAGCCGCAGGCCGAACTGATCGCCGCGCTGTCCGTACTGCAGAAGGAGAGGTGGCAGCGATGA
- a CDS encoding ABC transporter permease, translating into MTTTGGVTTTAEGPPDTGSGAPARGAARLVDAVFRAREISIAGALVLLVLGTYLANPRFLSGQGVKDLLLNASILVLLAVGQSAVVITRNIDLSVGSVVGLSAFACGRFVAGTDRGVLTVLLLGAAVGVVCGLVSGALVSFGGVPALVVTLGMLYIIQGVDYWWAQGDQINAAEVPDPVLGLGSGSVSVVGLPYLPLIALVLLAATAYFLRNHRSGRELYAIGSSPEAALLAGIPIRRRILGAYVFSGAVAGFAGALWLARFGTVVADNAHGWELTVVSAVVVGGVAVTGGTGTVWGAALGALLLTTIGSVLVVLKVDSFWQGAITGALLLLAIGVDRVVNLRMTAAPRKRSARHGNVG; encoded by the coding sequence ATGACCACCACCGGTGGCGTGACCACCACCGCCGAAGGCCCGCCGGACACCGGCTCCGGGGCTCCGGCGCGCGGCGCCGCCCGGCTCGTGGACGCCGTGTTCCGGGCCCGGGAGATCTCCATAGCCGGGGCGCTCGTGCTGCTGGTCCTCGGCACGTATCTCGCCAACCCCCGGTTCCTGTCCGGCCAGGGCGTCAAGGACCTGCTGCTCAACGCCTCGATCCTGGTGCTGCTCGCGGTCGGCCAGTCGGCCGTCGTGATCACCCGCAACATCGATCTGTCGGTCGGTTCCGTGGTCGGGCTCTCCGCCTTCGCCTGCGGCCGGTTCGTCGCCGGGACGGACCGCGGGGTGCTCACCGTGCTGCTGCTCGGCGCCGCCGTCGGGGTGGTCTGCGGGCTCGTCTCCGGCGCCCTGGTCAGCTTCGGCGGGGTCCCGGCGCTCGTCGTGACGCTGGGCATGCTCTACATCATCCAGGGCGTCGACTACTGGTGGGCGCAGGGCGACCAGATCAACGCCGCCGAGGTGCCGGACCCGGTCCTGGGGCTCGGCAGCGGCAGCGTCAGCGTCGTCGGCCTGCCGTATCTGCCGCTGATCGCCCTGGTTCTGCTCGCCGCGACCGCGTACTTCCTGCGCAACCACCGCTCGGGCCGGGAGCTGTACGCGATCGGTTCGAGCCCGGAGGCCGCCCTGCTCGCCGGAATCCCGATCCGCCGCCGGATCCTCGGAGCGTACGTCTTCTCCGGGGCCGTCGCCGGTTTCGCCGGGGCCCTGTGGCTGGCGCGGTTCGGCACGGTCGTCGCGGACAACGCGCACGGCTGGGAACTGACCGTCGTCAGCGCCGTGGTCGTCGGGGGCGTCGCCGTCACCGGTGGTACGGGGACGGTCTGGGGCGCGGCGCTGGGTGCCCTGCTGCTCACCACCATCGGCAGCGTGCTGGTCGTGCTGAAGGTCGACTCCTTCTGGCAGGGCGCCATCACCGGTGCGCTGCTGCTGCTCGCCATCGGTGTCGACCGGGTCGTGAACCTGCGGATGACCGCCGCACCGAGGAAGAGGAGCGCCCGGCATGGGAACGTCGGCTGA
- a CDS encoding anthrone oxygenase family protein, whose translation MSSSLSSLFLALAVITTGLYAGFMLTFLTAVMPGIAALPDERFTDAMRRFNEKVPGPAFLVLFLGVIAFPAVVAIGGDGGTDRVLAVAALVCAVAGHLITIAGNIPLNKALAESEGGDDSAARAAFESRWNRLHRVRTLLSLAAFALLAVVGAEF comes from the coding sequence ATGTCCTCCTCCCTGTCCTCCCTGTTCCTGGCGCTCGCCGTGATCACGACGGGCCTCTACGCCGGATTCATGCTGACCTTCCTGACCGCGGTCATGCCGGGCATCGCCGCGCTGCCCGACGAGCGGTTCACGGACGCCATGCGCCGCTTCAACGAAAAGGTGCCGGGACCGGCCTTCCTGGTCCTCTTCCTCGGCGTGATCGCGTTCCCGGCCGTCGTGGCCATCGGCGGCGACGGCGGCACGGACCGGGTGCTCGCCGTCGCGGCGCTGGTCTGCGCGGTCGCCGGGCACCTGATCACGATCGCCGGCAACATCCCGCTCAACAAGGCGCTCGCGGAGTCCGAGGGCGGCGACGACAGCGCGGCCCGCGCCGCGTTCGAGTCCCGCTGGAACCGGCTCCACCGGGTCAGGACGCTGCTGTCCCTCGCCGCGTTCGCCCTGCTGGCCGTGGTCGGGGCGGAGTTCTAG
- a CDS encoding sugar ABC transporter ATP-binding protein: MNQPAKGPAPAPAAPVLALKDVSKSFGAVRALHDVSLSLCPGEVHALAGENGAGKSTLIKTLAGAHRPDGGQVLLDGRPVAFHGPADARDAGIAVIYQEPTLFPDLSIAENIFMGRQPRRGLGRIDRRAMHGATAALMRRLGIDLAPGRPARGLSIADQQIVEIAKALSSDARVLIMDEPTAALTGSETARLFAVVRTLRDEGAAVLFISHRLDEIFELCGRVTTLRDGRLISCEPLAGLTQDDLVRRMVGRDLDELYPKQDAKAGEVALSVSRLTREGAFRDVSFEVRRGEIVALAGLVGAGRTEVAQAVFGVDRANAGEVRVNGTVLRPGSPTAAMAAGLALVPEDRRQRGLVMAMSVERNISLTGLGDVRRRGLVRRALEHDRAADWAVRLRLKYHRLADAVGELSGGNQQKVVLAKWLATGPSVLIVDEPTRGIDVGTKAEVHRLLSSLASDGLAVLMVSSDLPEVIGMADRVLVMREGRLVAGLARRDATEETVMAAATGLGGRAVA, from the coding sequence ATGAACCAGCCCGCCAAGGGCCCGGCCCCGGCCCCCGCCGCCCCGGTCCTGGCACTGAAGGACGTGAGCAAGTCCTTCGGCGCCGTACGCGCCCTGCACGACGTGTCCCTGTCGCTGTGCCCCGGTGAGGTGCACGCGCTCGCCGGGGAGAACGGCGCGGGAAAGTCCACCCTCATCAAGACGCTCGCCGGGGCGCACCGCCCGGACGGCGGACAGGTGCTGCTCGACGGCCGGCCCGTCGCCTTCCACGGGCCCGCCGACGCCCGCGACGCCGGGATCGCCGTCATCTACCAGGAGCCGACCCTCTTCCCCGATCTGTCGATCGCCGAGAACATCTTCATGGGCCGTCAGCCCCGGCGCGGCCTCGGCCGGATCGACCGCCGCGCCATGCACGGGGCCACCGCGGCACTGATGCGCCGGCTCGGCATCGACCTGGCGCCCGGCCGGCCGGCCCGCGGCCTGTCCATCGCGGACCAGCAGATCGTCGAGATCGCCAAGGCGCTCTCCTCCGACGCCCGGGTCCTGATCATGGACGAGCCGACCGCCGCGCTCACCGGCAGCGAGACGGCCCGGCTCTTCGCCGTGGTGCGGACGCTGCGCGACGAGGGCGCGGCCGTGCTGTTCATCTCGCACCGGCTCGACGAGATCTTCGAGCTGTGCGGACGGGTCACGACGCTGCGCGACGGCCGCCTGATCTCCTGCGAGCCGCTGGCCGGGCTGACCCAGGACGACCTGGTGCGCCGGATGGTCGGCCGCGATCTGGACGAGCTCTATCCGAAGCAGGACGCGAAGGCCGGCGAGGTCGCCCTGTCGGTGAGCCGGCTGACCCGCGAAGGGGCCTTCCGCGATGTGTCGTTCGAGGTCCGACGCGGGGAGATCGTCGCGCTCGCCGGGCTCGTCGGCGCCGGCCGGACCGAGGTCGCCCAGGCGGTCTTCGGCGTCGACCGCGCGAACGCCGGGGAGGTACGGGTGAACGGCACTGTGCTGCGCCCCGGGTCGCCGACCGCCGCGATGGCCGCCGGGCTGGCACTCGTACCGGAGGACCGCCGTCAGCGCGGGCTCGTGATGGCGATGTCCGTCGAGCGCAACATCTCGCTCACCGGCCTCGGCGACGTCCGCAGGCGCGGGCTGGTCCGCCGGGCCCTGGAGCACGACCGGGCCGCCGACTGGGCGGTGCGCCTCCGGCTCAAGTACCACCGGCTCGCCGACGCCGTCGGCGAACTGTCCGGCGGCAACCAGCAGAAGGTCGTGCTCGCCAAGTGGCTCGCGACCGGGCCGTCCGTACTCATCGTCGACGAGCCGACCCGTGGCATCGATGTCGGCACCAAGGCCGAAGTCCACCGGCTGCTCTCCTCGTTGGCGTCGGACGGGCTCGCGGTGCTGATGGTCTCCTCCGATCTGCCCGAGGTGATCGGGATGGCCGACCGGGTGCTCGTCATGCGCGAGGGCCGGCTCGTCGCCGGACTCGCGCGCCGCGACGCCACCGAGGAGACGGTCATGGCCGCGGCGACCGGGCTGGGCGGGAGGGCGGTGGCATGA
- a CDS encoding response regulator transcription factor → MRVDRSLRVVLAEDSVLLREGLTGLLGRFGHEVVAAVGDAEALATAVAEHAPDIVVTDVRMPPGFQDEGLHAAVRLRERQPALPVLVLSQYVQRAYAADLLDSGDGSGVGYLLKDRVGQIEEFIDALREVADGGTVVDPEVVRQLLRRRRDPLERLTAREREVLALVAQGRSNGAIARELVVSEAAVGKHIGNILAKLDLPPADETHRRVLAVLTFLRA, encoded by the coding sequence TTGCGAGTGGACCGATCACTCCGTGTAGTCCTGGCCGAGGACAGCGTGCTGCTGCGCGAGGGACTGACGGGCCTGCTCGGCCGCTTCGGCCACGAGGTGGTCGCGGCGGTCGGCGATGCGGAAGCCCTCGCCACCGCCGTGGCCGAACACGCCCCGGACATCGTCGTCACCGACGTCCGGATGCCGCCGGGCTTCCAGGACGAGGGCCTGCACGCGGCGGTCCGGCTCCGCGAGCGGCAGCCCGCCCTCCCGGTGCTGGTCCTGAGCCAGTACGTGCAACGCGCCTACGCCGCGGACCTCCTGGACTCCGGCGACGGCTCGGGCGTCGGCTATCTGCTCAAGGACCGGGTCGGCCAGATCGAGGAGTTCATCGACGCGCTGCGCGAGGTCGCCGACGGCGGCACGGTCGTCGACCCCGAAGTCGTACGCCAGCTCCTGCGCCGCCGCCGCGACCCGCTGGAACGCCTCACCGCCAGGGAGCGCGAGGTGCTCGCCCTGGTGGCCCAGGGCCGGTCGAACGGCGCGATCGCCCGCGAACTGGTCGTCTCCGAGGCGGCGGTGGGCAAACACATCGGCAACATCCTCGCCAAGCTGGACCTCCCGCCGGCCGACGAGACGCACCGCAGAGTCCTGGCGGTCCTGACCTTCCTGCGCGCCTGA
- a CDS encoding ABC transporter permease yields MGTSAETRQAADAARTGRGRAARVRSAALRWDTAVGVLLVAVLVAGLGTTDGFGSGENLAFAFNDIVEVAVIALPMTLLVVAGQVDLSVASMLGLGSALTGALWNAGWAFETIVPVVLLAGVAGGLLNGWLVTRVGLPSLAVTIGTLALYRGLASVVLGSDAVTDFPRTYADWTVDTTTVPGTFVTYPVLLFAVLAMVTGIVLHATALGRSLFAIGSQEEAAYFAGIRVKRIKLLLFVVTGLFASFAGVLFTLRYGSARADNGLGFEMLVIASVLLGGVDFDGGKGTVFGAVAGVLLIGVLKNLLTLNDIANEVQVIVTGLLLVASVLTPRVIAAVLERRHRRSTADGPS; encoded by the coding sequence ATGGGAACGTCGGCTGAGACGCGGCAGGCGGCGGACGCCGCGCGGACCGGGAGGGGCCGGGCCGCCCGCGTACGGAGTGCGGCGCTGCGCTGGGACACCGCGGTCGGGGTGCTGCTGGTGGCGGTCCTCGTCGCCGGCCTCGGCACCACGGACGGCTTCGGCTCCGGCGAGAACCTCGCCTTCGCGTTCAACGACATCGTCGAGGTCGCCGTCATCGCGCTGCCGATGACGCTGCTCGTCGTCGCGGGTCAGGTCGATCTGTCGGTCGCCTCGATGCTGGGCCTGGGCAGTGCGCTGACCGGTGCGCTGTGGAACGCCGGCTGGGCCTTCGAGACGATCGTGCCGGTGGTGCTGCTGGCGGGCGTGGCGGGCGGGCTGCTCAACGGCTGGCTGGTCACCCGGGTGGGGCTGCCGTCGCTGGCCGTCACCATCGGCACCCTGGCCCTCTACCGCGGTCTGGCCTCGGTGGTGCTGGGCAGCGACGCGGTGACCGACTTCCCGCGGACGTACGCCGACTGGACCGTCGACACCACCACGGTGCCCGGCACCTTCGTCACGTATCCGGTCCTGCTGTTCGCCGTCCTCGCGATGGTCACCGGGATCGTGCTGCACGCCACGGCGCTGGGCCGTTCGCTGTTCGCGATCGGGTCCCAGGAGGAGGCGGCGTACTTCGCTGGGATCCGGGTCAAGCGGATCAAGCTGCTGCTGTTCGTCGTGACGGGGCTGTTCGCCTCGTTCGCCGGTGTCCTGTTCACGTTGCGGTACGGCAGTGCCCGCGCCGACAACGGTCTCGGCTTCGAAATGCTCGTCATCGCCTCGGTGCTGCTCGGCGGCGTCGACTTCGACGGCGGGAAGGGCACCGTGTTCGGCGCGGTCGCCGGGGTGCTGCTGATCGGGGTGCTGAAGAACCTCCTGACGCTCAACGACATCGCCAACGAGGTGCAGGTGATCGTGACCGGCCTGCTGCTCGTGGCGTCCGTGCTCACTCCCCGGGTGATCGCCGCCGTCTTGGAACGACGGCACCGGCGTTCCACCGCCGACGGCCCGTCCTGA
- a CDS encoding FG-GAP and VCBS repeat-containing protein: protein MASRALGTTVVLAITVATAVITFPTAQAATPDRATTSAPASANGAVPAPVPRRDDFNGDGYPDLAFTAPGATVDGKAKAGYVAVVYGSGNGPQTSNKQVFTQDSPGIPDSAEAGDAFGGSMVSADLDKDGYSDLVVGAGNEKIGSAGSAGSLTVIWGGAQGLSGGATLLTGDELYDEVGARTAAGDFDGDGAMDIVTVGMHNTYVLSGPFKRDGSTAAPAREIRDMDDLRYMDITAGDFDGDGHDDLAGVVHDGDEYDARRILVRDGGATGLAEDYTTVNAANGYRLQGGETITAGRIDGDKYADLVVGRPVDGYDSDLELPLAKGGMITYVPGGANGPQGDRAKVFNQDSAGVPGAAERGDGFGASVSIGDMNGDGYGDIAVGVPNEDLGTTKDAGSVLVLPGTASGPTGTGTVGFNQDTADVPGAAEANDRFGGAAKLVDANRDGRSELAVGAPGENTDAGSLWIFPTAASGPVAKGSFTFGHGVLGTVGTNAALGSSFNR from the coding sequence GTGGCATCCCGCGCGCTAGGAACCACCGTGGTACTCGCCATCACCGTGGCGACCGCCGTGATCACCTTCCCCACCGCCCAGGCAGCGACGCCCGACCGCGCCACGACCTCGGCGCCGGCGTCCGCGAACGGGGCGGTGCCCGCACCGGTCCCGCGCCGCGACGACTTCAACGGGGACGGCTATCCGGACCTGGCGTTCACCGCGCCCGGCGCCACCGTCGACGGCAAGGCCAAGGCCGGTTACGTGGCCGTGGTGTACGGCTCCGGGAACGGGCCGCAGACCTCCAACAAGCAGGTTTTCACCCAGGACTCGCCCGGCATACCGGACTCCGCCGAGGCCGGTGACGCGTTCGGTGGCTCGATGGTCTCCGCCGACCTCGACAAGGACGGATACAGCGACCTCGTGGTCGGCGCGGGCAACGAGAAGATCGGCTCGGCCGGGTCCGCCGGTTCGCTCACCGTTATCTGGGGCGGCGCGCAGGGACTCTCCGGCGGCGCGACCCTCCTGACCGGCGACGAGCTGTACGACGAGGTCGGCGCCAGGACCGCGGCAGGCGACTTCGACGGCGACGGCGCCATGGACATCGTCACGGTCGGCATGCACAACACCTATGTCCTGTCGGGCCCGTTCAAGCGCGACGGCAGCACCGCGGCCCCCGCCAGGGAGATCCGCGACATGGACGACCTGCGCTACATGGACATCACCGCGGGCGACTTCGACGGCGACGGCCACGACGACCTGGCCGGCGTCGTCCACGACGGCGACGAGTACGACGCCCGCCGCATCCTCGTCCGCGACGGCGGAGCCACCGGCCTCGCCGAGGACTACACCACCGTGAACGCGGCCAACGGCTACCGCCTCCAGGGCGGCGAGACCATCACGGCCGGCCGGATCGACGGCGACAAGTACGCCGACCTGGTCGTGGGCCGCCCGGTCGACGGCTACGACAGCGACCTGGAGCTCCCGCTCGCCAAGGGCGGCATGATCACCTACGTACCGGGCGGCGCGAACGGCCCGCAGGGCGACCGGGCCAAGGTCTTCAACCAGGACAGCGCCGGTGTCCCGGGCGCCGCCGAGCGGGGCGACGGCTTCGGCGCCTCGGTGTCGATCGGCGACATGAACGGCGACGGCTACGGCGACATCGCCGTCGGCGTCCCCAACGAGGACCTCGGCACGACGAAGGACGCGGGCTCGGTCCTGGTCCTCCCCGGCACCGCGTCCGGCCCGACCGGGACCGGCACCGTGGGCTTCAACCAGGACACGGCGGACGTCCCCGGAGCGGCCGAGGCGAACGACCGGTTCGGCGGCGCGGCCAAGCTGGTCGACGCCAACCGCGACGGCCGCAGCGAACTGGCCGTCGGCGCCCCCGGCGAGAACACGGACGCCGGCTCCCTGTGGATCTTCCCGACCGCGGCGTCCGGCCCGGTGGCCAAGGGCTCGTTCACCTTCGGCCACGGAGTGCTCGGCACCGTGGGAACGAACGCGGCGCTGGGGTCGTCCTTCAACCGCTGA